The proteins below are encoded in one region of Caulobacter henricii:
- a CDS encoding sensor histidine kinase, whose product MPVRRARLLPVDERGYSDGRPDPEALLAAANRASRGRLKVFLGMAPGVGKTYEMLRAARRRKAKGDDVVVGLVETHGRRETESLLRDMEVMPRKPMDHRDRVVMEFDLDGALARKPQLLLVDEYAHSNASGSRHPKRWQDVEELLAAGIDVWTTLNVQHLESLVDVVLRITGVRQRETVPDRALSRADDIEVVDITPDELRERMAAGKVYVPETARLASENFFKVENLTALRELALRRAAQTVDDQLIATLREKGVEGPWAAGERILVLVGGDAMAGGLVRTGRRLSDMMMDAPWTVAHVDRPDQTPPGPAAAARANDALKLAEQLGGATVVLSGADVVATVMAYARRNNVTQIVIGKSADSRWRDLMGKSLAAALLRKARGAAIHVVTEAAHEPVQEIPRPRGPTPWLAYLTGAAFVGVATLVAWGLDVAFDRVDLGMIFLAAVLAAGVLHGLKPALAAATAAFLVYNYLFLEPRYSFQVGSPTDFLTLIVFWAVALAAGGLAGRVRDQGRDAQRRASAVSALLAASRTFSAAAGREAAAGAIAEQAAAAAGAKAMVLLPRDGELQPAAGAPTLESLDAAPMAAARWAWEKGEPAGFGTGTLPQTRWTFWPLDGVRSRAGVAGVEAGAMVSGSDTERLVLALLEQGAVALERAELAGEAVEAETLRRADRFRSALLNSISHDLRTPLSTVLGASSTLIDYGKTLTPAVRDDLTLSIREEAERLNRYVGNLLDMTRLEGGALRLRTDWTDVRDVLGAAADRVTRRLGGRDLTRDYPAELSLVRVDGSLLEQAIVNILENAIAYSPDGARIEMAAYEDRANVVISIEDEGRGIPTAELERVFEKFRRMEEPSDRSQGAGLGLSIAKGFIDAMGGRIAAASPIHDGQGTRILISLPKAIATPHHLL is encoded by the coding sequence ATGCCCGTGCGCCGGGCTAGACTCTTGCCAGTCGACGAACGCGGATATTCTGACGGGCGTCCTGATCCTGAGGCGCTTCTGGCCGCCGCCAACCGGGCGAGCCGGGGGCGCCTAAAGGTGTTTCTGGGCATGGCCCCCGGCGTGGGCAAGACCTACGAAATGCTGCGCGCAGCCCGACGCCGCAAGGCCAAGGGGGATGACGTCGTCGTCGGTCTGGTCGAGACCCACGGTCGTCGCGAGACCGAGAGCCTGTTGCGGGACATGGAGGTCATGCCGCGTAAGCCCATGGATCACCGTGACCGTGTGGTCATGGAGTTCGATCTTGACGGAGCCCTGGCGCGCAAGCCGCAGCTGCTTCTGGTCGACGAATATGCCCATTCCAACGCCTCAGGCTCACGCCACCCCAAGCGCTGGCAGGATGTCGAGGAACTGCTGGCGGCGGGCATCGATGTCTGGACCACCCTGAACGTCCAGCACCTGGAAAGCCTGGTCGATGTGGTGCTTCGCATTACCGGCGTTCGTCAGCGCGAGACGGTGCCCGACCGCGCCCTATCGCGGGCCGACGATATCGAAGTCGTGGATATCACGCCGGACGAACTACGGGAGCGAATGGCTGCAGGTAAGGTCTATGTGCCGGAAACGGCGCGCCTGGCCTCCGAGAACTTCTTCAAGGTCGAGAACCTCACCGCCCTGCGTGAGTTGGCCCTGCGCCGGGCGGCCCAGACGGTCGACGACCAGCTGATCGCCACCCTGCGTGAGAAGGGCGTCGAGGGACCTTGGGCAGCCGGCGAGCGGATCCTGGTCCTGGTCGGCGGCGATGCCATGGCCGGCGGACTGGTCCGAACCGGCCGGCGCCTGTCGGACATGATGATGGATGCGCCCTGGACGGTCGCCCATGTCGACCGGCCTGACCAGACCCCACCGGGGCCGGCGGCTGCGGCCCGGGCCAATGACGCCCTAAAGCTGGCGGAGCAGCTGGGCGGGGCCACCGTTGTGCTGAGCGGCGCGGACGTGGTGGCCACAGTAATGGCCTATGCCCGCCGCAACAATGTCACCCAGATCGTCATCGGAAAGTCCGCCGACAGTCGCTGGCGCGACCTGATGGGCAAGTCCCTGGCTGCGGCGCTTTTGCGAAAAGCCCGGGGCGCGGCAATCCATGTGGTCACCGAAGCTGCCCATGAACCCGTGCAGGAGATACCCAGGCCGCGCGGGCCCACGCCTTGGCTGGCCTATCTGACCGGCGCTGCCTTTGTCGGCGTAGCGACCTTAGTCGCCTGGGGCCTGGACGTCGCCTTCGACCGGGTGGACCTGGGTATGATTTTCCTGGCCGCCGTATTGGCTGCCGGGGTTTTGCACGGGCTGAAACCGGCCTTGGCCGCCGCAACGGCCGCCTTCCTTGTCTACAACTATCTGTTCCTTGAACCGCGCTACAGCTTCCAGGTTGGGTCGCCGACTGACTTTCTGACCTTGATCGTCTTCTGGGCCGTGGCCCTGGCAGCGGGAGGCCTGGCCGGGCGCGTGCGCGATCAGGGCCGAGACGCCCAGAGGCGGGCCTCGGCCGTGTCTGCCCTGCTGGCGGCCAGTCGCACCTTTTCAGCGGCCGCCGGCCGCGAGGCGGCAGCAGGGGCTATCGCCGAGCAGGCCGCAGCGGCTGCGGGGGCCAAGGCCATGGTGCTACTCCCGCGCGATGGCGAACTGCAGCCTGCAGCTGGGGCACCGACCCTGGAGTCGCTCGATGCTGCCCCGATGGCGGCCGCGCGCTGGGCGTGGGAAAAGGGTGAGCCGGCCGGCTTTGGCACAGGAACCCTGCCTCAGACCCGCTGGACCTTCTGGCCGCTCGACGGGGTTCGCTCCCGGGCCGGCGTGGCCGGAGTAGAGGCCGGGGCCATGGTCAGCGGATCCGACACAGAACGTCTGGTGCTCGCCCTCCTCGAGCAGGGGGCCGTGGCCCTTGAACGGGCGGAGCTGGCCGGCGAGGCGGTGGAGGCCGAGACTCTTCGTCGGGCCGACCGTTTCCGTTCGGCGCTGCTGAACTCAATCAGCCACGACCTGCGGACCCCCTTGTCGACCGTACTGGGCGCCTCCAGCACCCTCATCGACTATGGCAAGACCCTGACCCCCGCCGTTCGCGATGATCTGACCTTGAGCATTCGGGAAGAGGCCGAACGCCTAAACCGCTATGTCGGCAATCTGCTGGACATGACCCGGTTGGAAGGTGGAGCCCTGCGCCTGCGCACCGATTGGACAGATGTCCGCGACGTGCTGGGCGCGGCCGCAGATCGCGTCACCCGCCGCCTTGGAGGCCGGGACCTGACCCGCGACTATCCCGCCGAGCTGAGCCTCGTACGTGTGGATGGTAGCCTGCTCGAACAGGCGATCGTCAACATCCTGGAGAACGCCATCGCCTATAGTCCGGACGGCGCGCGTATCGAGATGGCCGCCTATGAGGACCGCGCCAATGTGGTCATCAGCATTGAGGACGAAGGGCGCGGCATTCCCACCGCCGAGCTTGAACGGGTGTTCGAGAAATTCCGCCGCATGGAAGAGCCCAGTGACCGCAGCCAGGGGGCAGGCCTGGGCCTCTCGATCGCCAAGGGCTTCATTGACGCTATGGGCGGCCGTATCGCCGCCGCCAGCCCGATCCATGATGGCCAGGGCACACGCATCCTGATCAGCCTGCCCAAGGCAATCGCAACGCCCCATCACCTGCTATGA
- a CDS encoding formylglycine-generating enzyme family protein, which yields MLDTQAGETWQIEAKNHSPNLYNKPVWVSVHRGQTCLEGTPEILGKAKMFAGTGSSEVKILSGGGRYMIGVHAQSPFTGAVGYISTFEYTLTATRGGSGGDRLAPGEVVQVAADIGPATASTVASRADATTVAGQTIKDCPTCPEMLVLPAGQFMMGSLSTEIGRGRDEGPRHPVTFTAPFAIGRTEVTFEQWNVCVDAGGCLHRPADEGWGQATRPIINVSWSDARAYAAWLSESTGQKYFLPSESEWEYAARAGGDTAWSTGDAIIIDDANLLSQFGKTVAVGGFPPNAFGLHDMHGNVAEWVQDCYDDTGYFGAPADGGARTGTCVRGVVRGGGFADEPALTRSAARRPSPLGQRLPSVGFRVARAL from the coding sequence GTGCTAGACACCCAGGCGGGTGAAACTTGGCAAATCGAGGCCAAAAACCACTCACCCAACCTATACAACAAGCCGGTCTGGGTTTCTGTCCATCGTGGTCAAACCTGCCTGGAGGGAACGCCCGAAATCCTTGGCAAGGCCAAGATGTTCGCCGGCACAGGCAGTTCGGAAGTCAAGATACTGTCGGGCGGCGGCCGCTACATGATTGGTGTGCATGCACAGTCGCCATTCACGGGTGCAGTCGGCTACATCTCGACTTTCGAATACACGCTCACCGCGACGCGAGGCGGTTCCGGCGGTGACCGTCTGGCACCAGGCGAGGTCGTCCAAGTCGCTGCCGATATCGGTCCAGCGACGGCCTCTACGGTGGCTTCTCGGGCCGACGCGACTACCGTCGCCGGCCAAACGATCAAGGACTGCCCGACCTGCCCAGAGATGTTGGTGCTGCCCGCCGGCCAGTTTATGATGGGTTCGCTGTCGACGGAAATCGGCCGTGGCCGTGATGAGGGCCCGCGCCACCCCGTCACCTTCACTGCACCTTTCGCCATCGGCCGCACAGAGGTCACCTTCGAGCAGTGGAACGTCTGCGTCGACGCCGGCGGATGTCTGCATCGGCCGGCCGACGAGGGCTGGGGACAAGCGACGCGCCCGATCATCAACGTGAGTTGGAGCGATGCTCGTGCCTATGCCGCCTGGCTGTCAGAGAGCACAGGCCAGAAGTATTTCCTGCCCAGCGAGAGCGAGTGGGAATATGCCGCGCGCGCCGGCGGAGACACCGCCTGGTCGACTGGCGACGCTATCATTATCGACGACGCCAACTTGCTAAGTCAGTTCGGGAAGACCGTGGCGGTCGGCGGCTTTCCGCCCAACGCCTTTGGCCTGCACGACATGCACGGCAACGTCGCTGAGTGGGTCCAGGATTGCTACGACGACACTGGCTATTTTGGCGCGCCCGCCGACGGAGGGGCCCGCACCGGAACCTGCGTGCGCGGGGTTGTACGCGGCGGTGGTTTTGCCGACGAACCGGCATTGACCCGTTCGGCTGCGCGCCGCCCCTCACCGCTAGGGCAGCGCTTGCCCAGCGTCGGGTTCCGTGTAGCGCGGGCGCTGTGA
- a CDS encoding formylglycine-generating enzyme family protein: MRNLIAIALGATILTGPTFAQEMQLDGLYGGVSRSDTGPESGCLYFDTKPGDVLTVGFAGGRSVISIVSALGCPLTGTEARSDFIAGEMFATPGTKKAKETYIAGGGRYIIRVGAIYPTPSTQYIVQVIRAPGKKGIQLAPGAVIQAVDLNNTDTASTAASPQAASYAAGQTVQDCPNCPSMIVVPAGTFLMGSTAAEEGRGRDEGPRHPVTFANPFAVGRTEISFDEWNACVADNGCTQKPADGGWGQGKQPVINVTWNDAMGYAAWLSKKTGQKYFLPSESEWEYAARAGGETAWNTGEAIVTDDANFLSVVGQPVPVASYPANAFGLHDLHGNVAEWVRDCHKAIGYFGAPNNGGIADEANCAARVQRGGDWTSEPAAIRSARRAPAAPLTRGTTVGFRVARAL, encoded by the coding sequence ATGCGAAATTTGATCGCGATAGCGCTGGGCGCAACAATCCTCACTGGGCCGACGTTTGCGCAGGAGATGCAGTTGGATGGGCTCTATGGTGGAGTCAGCAGGTCGGACACCGGGCCGGAGTCGGGCTGCTTGTACTTCGACACCAAGCCGGGCGACGTCCTCACGGTCGGCTTCGCGGGCGGCCGATCAGTGATCTCCATTGTCTCGGCCTTGGGTTGCCCACTGACCGGGACGGAGGCTCGATCCGATTTCATTGCCGGCGAGATGTTTGCGACGCCGGGGACAAAGAAGGCGAAGGAAACCTACATCGCCGGCGGGGGACGATACATCATCAGGGTGGGCGCGATCTATCCGACCCCATCGACGCAGTACATCGTTCAGGTGATCCGCGCGCCGGGAAAGAAGGGCATCCAGCTCGCGCCCGGTGCCGTGATCCAGGCGGTCGATCTCAACAACACAGACACAGCCTCAACGGCGGCGAGTCCGCAAGCGGCCAGCTATGCAGCGGGCCAGACCGTGCAGGATTGCCCCAACTGCCCCTCAATGATTGTCGTCCCCGCCGGCACCTTCCTCATGGGGTCAACGGCCGCTGAGGAGGGACGTGGCCGTGACGAGGGACCGCGCCACCCCGTGACCTTCGCAAACCCCTTTGCCGTTGGCCGCACCGAGATTTCGTTCGACGAGTGGAATGCCTGTGTCGCCGACAACGGCTGTACGCAGAAGCCGGCCGACGGCGGCTGGGGTCAGGGCAAGCAGCCGGTTATAAATGTCACCTGGAACGACGCCATGGGCTACGCAGCTTGGCTGTCGAAGAAGACAGGCCAGAAGTATTTCCTGCCCAGTGAGAGCGAGTGGGAGTACGCCGCCCGCGCTGGCGGCGAGACGGCCTGGAACACCGGTGAGGCCATTGTCACCGACGACGCCAACTTCCTGTCGGTTGTCGGCCAGCCTGTGCCGGTGGCGAGCTATCCGGCCAACGCCTTCGGGCTTCACGATCTGCACGGCAACGTCGCCGAATGGGTGCGCGACTGCCACAAGGCCATCGGTTACTTCGGCGCGCCCAACAACGGCGGCATAGCTGACGAGGCCAATTGCGCGGCCCGCGTGCAACGCGGCGGCGACTGGACGTCCGAACCCGCCGCCATCCGCTCGGCCCGGCGTGCGCCGGCCGCGCCGCTCACGCGTGGGACGACCGTTGGCTTCCGCGTAGCCAGGGCGCTGTGA
- the kdpC gene encoding potassium-transporting ATPase subunit KdpC has protein sequence MLSHLRPALVSMGLFTALLGMGYPLTITGVAQAAFSEQANGSLLRDAKGTVIGSALIGQPFTAARYLHPRPSAAGSGYDASASSGSNMGPMNEALAERVKTEADALRAENPGAVIPADAVTTSGSGLDPDISPAFARLQAARVAKARGLSTAQVEAVIDANVQGRLLGFIGQPRVNVLMVNRALDARAPG, from the coding sequence ATGCTCTCCCACCTCCGTCCGGCTCTCGTCTCGATGGGCCTGTTTACCGCCCTGTTGGGCATGGGCTATCCCCTGACCATCACCGGCGTGGCCCAGGCCGCGTTTTCCGAACAGGCCAATGGCAGCCTGCTTCGGGACGCCAAGGGCACGGTGATCGGCTCGGCCCTGATCGGCCAACCCTTCACGGCCGCCAGGTATCTGCATCCCCGCCCGTCTGCTGCCGGCTCTGGCTATGACGCCTCGGCCTCAAGTGGTTCGAACATGGGTCCGATGAACGAAGCCCTAGCTGAGCGGGTCAAGACCGAGGCCGATGCCCTGCGGGCCGAAAACCCCGGAGCGGTTATCCCCGCTGATGCCGTGACCACCTCGGGGTCGGGTCTTGATCCCGACATCTCGCCGGCCTTTGCTCGTCTGCAGGCCGCCCGTGTCGCCAAGGCGCGGGGCCTGTCGACGGCACAGGTCGAGGCCGTGATCGACGCCAATGTCCAGGGGCGGCTTCTGGGCTTCATCGGTCAGCCTCGTGTCAATGTGCTAATGGTCAACCGGGCGCTTGATGCCCGTGCGCCGGGCTAG
- the kdpA gene encoding potassium-transporting ATPase subunit KdpA, whose protein sequence is MNWQGWAEIALTLCLAVVIAWPLGVYMSRVWNGERTWLDPVLKPVEALFYAAGGIDPKKSQTWHAYALALLAFNAVGFVMVYAVLRLQGVLPLNPQGFAGVSPHLAFNTAASFVTNTNWQSYGGETTMSTLSQMLVLTVQNFVSAATGATVAAALARAFIANRGEGVGNFWADLVRTTLYVLLPLSIVLSIVLVALGLPQTLAASVDATTLEGAPQKIALFAVASQEAIKQLGINGGGLFNVNSAHPFENPTPLTNLITAVSINLLGWAAFFAFGRSAMARKDIRALVISAMILLSAGAAAIYATETQSAPALVAAHVDSSVNMEGKEVRFGAPSTAAWAAMTTGASNGSVNGMHSSLMPLGGAVTMFLMQLGEILPGGIGSGIAVMVVMALLAVFVAGLMVGRTPEYLGKKVEAREIQLAMLAVLVIPLSTLGFSGVAAVLPEALKGLMHAGPHGLSEILYGYTSASANNGSAFAGLTANAPWWNTTLGISMMLGRFAPIVAVLAIAGALVAKPKLAPSSGTLPTDGGLFIGLLIGVILILGGLQFFPALALGPIVEHFQALAAVASVH, encoded by the coding sequence ATGAATTGGCAAGGATGGGCGGAAATCGCCCTGACCCTGTGCTTGGCGGTCGTGATCGCCTGGCCCTTGGGCGTCTACATGTCTCGGGTCTGGAACGGCGAGCGCACCTGGCTGGATCCGGTGCTGAAACCCGTCGAGGCTCTGTTCTATGCGGCCGGCGGCATTGACCCTAAGAAAAGCCAGACTTGGCATGCCTATGCCCTGGCCCTGCTGGCCTTCAATGCGGTCGGCTTTGTGATGGTCTATGCCGTTCTGCGCTTGCAGGGTGTGCTGCCGCTGAACCCGCAGGGCTTCGCCGGCGTCTCGCCGCACCTGGCCTTCAACACCGCCGCCAGCTTCGTGACCAATACCAACTGGCAGAGCTATGGCGGTGAGACCACGATGTCGACGCTCAGCCAGATGCTGGTCCTGACCGTTCAGAACTTCGTTTCTGCCGCCACCGGCGCGACCGTCGCGGCCGCCCTGGCCCGGGCCTTTATTGCCAATCGCGGCGAAGGGGTTGGCAATTTCTGGGCCGACCTGGTCCGCACCACGCTCTACGTCCTGTTGCCGCTGTCCATCGTGCTGTCGATCGTGCTGGTCGCCCTCGGCTTGCCCCAGACCCTCGCCGCCAGCGTTGACGCCACGACCCTGGAAGGCGCGCCGCAGAAGATCGCCCTGTTCGCCGTGGCCAGTCAGGAAGCCATCAAACAGCTGGGCATCAATGGCGGCGGCCTCTTCAACGTCAATTCCGCCCACCCGTTCGAGAACCCAACGCCGCTGACCAACCTGATCACGGCGGTATCGATCAATCTCCTTGGTTGGGCAGCCTTCTTTGCGTTTGGTCGTTCGGCCATGGCACGCAAGGACATCCGCGCGCTGGTGATCTCGGCCATGATCCTGCTCTCGGCCGGTGCGGCGGCGATCTATGCCACCGAGACACAGTCGGCACCCGCGCTAGTCGCAGCCCATGTCGACTCCTCGGTCAACATGGAGGGCAAGGAAGTCCGCTTCGGCGCGCCCTCGACAGCCGCCTGGGCCGCCATGACCACGGGGGCCTCCAACGGTTCGGTCAATGGCATGCACTCCAGCCTGATGCCCCTGGGTGGGGCGGTAACGATGTTCCTGATGCAGCTGGGCGAGATCCTGCCCGGCGGTATCGGCTCGGGGATCGCCGTCATGGTCGTCATGGCCCTGCTGGCGGTGTTTGTCGCCGGCTTGATGGTCGGCCGCACGCCCGAATATCTCGGCAAAAAGGTCGAGGCCCGCGAGATCCAATTGGCGATGCTGGCGGTCCTTGTGATCCCGCTGTCGACGCTGGGCTTCTCAGGCGTAGCCGCTGTGTTGCCCGAGGCCTTGAAGGGATTGATGCACGCCGGGCCGCACGGCCTGTCGGAGATCCTCTACGGCTACACCTCGGCTTCGGCCAATAACGGCTCGGCCTTTGCCGGTCTGACGGCCAATGCACCGTGGTGGAACACCACCCTGGGGATCTCGATGATGCTGGGCCGCTTCGCGCCCATCGTCGCGGTGCTGGCCATCGCCGGTGCCCTGGTCGCCAAGCCCAAGCTGGCCCCGTCTTCGGGCACCCTGCCCACCGATGGCGGCCTGTTCATTGGCCTGCTGATCGGGGTGATCCTGATCCTCGGCGGCCTGCAATTCTTCCCTGCCTTGGCGCTGGGTCCGATCGTCGAACACTTCCAGGCGCTCGCCGCAGTCGCCAGCGTCCACTGA
- the kdpB gene encoding potassium-transporting ATPase subunit KdpB — protein sequence MTTLEPLLGDGRRKANALAGGLSSAVLLRAAKDAFLKLDPRQLTSNPVIFTTWIVALLSTVSAVAAVVGGQPAGFAIQIAIWLWATVLFANLAESVAEGRGKAAADSLRATRVTTKAKLIIDDKAGTIIPTPAHKLGVGEVILVEAGDVIPTDGEIIEGMASVNEAAITGESAPVIRESGGDRSAVTGGTTVVSDWIKVRVTAEAGNTFLDRMIAMVEGADRRKTPNEIALAVLLAGLTLIFLIAVVTLLGLGQFSGVALDPLVLGALFITLIPTTIGGLLSAVGIAGMDRLLKVNVLATSGRAVEAAGDVDTLLLDKTGTITFGNRMATEVIAAPGVRPEAALRAAVSASLADETPEGRSIVELGRHHGIVVEVPPGATSIAFSASTRQSGLDAGSMSWRKGAVDAVYRSLALDPNMIPAEVSAAVDRIARSGGTPLAVSENGVLVGVIHLKDVVKPGVKERFADLRRMGLRTVMITGDNPVTAAAIASEAGVDDFLAEATPEDKLRLIREEQGRGRLVAMCGDGANDAPALAQADVGVAMQTGAQAAREAGNMVDLDSDPTKVIEIVEVGKQMLITRGALTTFSIANDVAKYFAIIPAMFVVSLPALGAMNIMRLHSPQSAILSAVIFNALVIVALIPLALRGVKYRAVGAGKLLSRNLLIYGLGGLIAPFIGIKLIDMIVSSLGLA from the coding sequence ATGACCACCCTAGAACCCCTTCTCGGGGACGGCCGCCGCAAAGCCAACGCCCTGGCCGGCGGCCTGTCCTCAGCAGTCCTGCTCCGCGCAGCCAAGGACGCCTTCCTTAAGCTGGATCCACGCCAACTGACCAGCAATCCGGTGATCTTCACCACCTGGATCGTGGCCCTGCTCTCGACCGTTTCAGCGGTCGCAGCAGTGGTCGGCGGCCAGCCGGCCGGCTTTGCGATCCAGATCGCGATCTGGCTCTGGGCGACAGTGCTGTTCGCCAACCTGGCTGAAAGCGTCGCCGAAGGGCGCGGCAAGGCGGCGGCGGACAGCCTGCGGGCCACCCGCGTCACCACAAAGGCCAAGCTGATTATCGACGACAAGGCCGGGACCATCATCCCGACCCCCGCTCACAAGCTGGGCGTCGGCGAGGTGATCCTGGTGGAGGCCGGCGATGTCATCCCGACCGATGGCGAGATCATCGAGGGCATGGCCAGTGTCAACGAGGCGGCCATCACCGGTGAAAGCGCCCCGGTGATCCGCGAAAGCGGTGGTGACCGCTCGGCCGTTACCGGCGGCACCACCGTGGTCTCTGACTGGATCAAGGTTCGGGTCACGGCCGAGGCGGGCAACACCTTCCTCGACCGCATGATCGCCATGGTCGAGGGTGCTGACCGACGCAAGACGCCCAACGAAATCGCCCTGGCCGTGCTGCTGGCCGGCCTGACCCTGATCTTCCTGATCGCCGTGGTCACCCTGCTCGGACTGGGGCAGTTCTCGGGCGTGGCCCTGGACCCCCTGGTTCTGGGGGCCCTGTTCATCACCCTCATTCCCACGACCATTGGCGGCCTGTTGTCGGCCGTCGGTATCGCTGGCATGGATCGACTGCTGAAGGTCAATGTCCTGGCCACCTCGGGCCGCGCGGTCGAAGCGGCGGGCGATGTCGACACCCTGCTGCTGGACAAGACTGGCACCATAACCTTCGGCAACCGCATGGCCACCGAAGTGATCGCCGCCCCGGGGGTCCGTCCGGAAGCCGCGCTGCGCGCCGCCGTTAGCGCCTCCCTGGCCGACGAGACTCCGGAAGGCCGGTCGATCGTCGAACTGGGTCGGCATCATGGGATCGTCGTCGAGGTTCCGCCTGGCGCAACCTCGATCGCCTTCAGCGCCTCGACCCGCCAGTCGGGTCTGGATGCCGGATCGATGTCCTGGCGCAAGGGGGCTGTGGATGCCGTCTATCGCAGCCTGGCCCTCGACCCGAACATGATCCCGGCCGAAGTCAGCGCCGCCGTTGACCGCATCGCCCGCTCGGGCGGCACGCCTCTGGCGGTCAGCGAGAACGGCGTCCTGGTCGGCGTCATCCACCTGAAGGACGTGGTCAAGCCAGGCGTCAAGGAGCGGTTCGCCGACCTGCGCCGCATGGGACTTCGCACCGTGATGATCACCGGCGACAACCCGGTGACCGCTGCGGCGATCGCTTCCGAGGCCGGGGTCGACGACTTCCTGGCCGAGGCCACGCCGGAGGACAAGCTGCGTCTGATCCGCGAGGAACAGGGCCGGGGTCGTCTGGTCGCCATGTGCGGCGATGGCGCAAACGATGCGCCCGCCTTGGCCCAGGCCGATGTCGGGGTCGCCATGCAGACCGGTGCCCAGGCGGCCCGCGAGGCCGGCAACATGGTCGATCTCGACAGTGACCCGACCAAGGTCATCGAGATCGTCGAGGTCGGCAAGCAGATGCTGATCACGCGCGGTGCCCTGACCACCTTCTCGATCGCCAATGACGTGGCCAAGTACTTCGCCATCATTCCGGCGATGTTCGTGGTCTCCCTGCCGGCTCTGGGGGCCATGAACATCATGCGCCTCCACAGCCCGCAAAGCGCGATCCTGTCGGCTGTGATCTTCAACGCCCTGGTGATCGTCGCCCTGATCCCCCTGGCCCTGCGCGGGGTCAAGTACCGCGCCGTCGGGGCCGGCAAGCTGCTGTCGCGCAACCTGCTGATCTACGGCCTCGGCGGTCTGATCGCCCCGTTCATCGGCATCAAACTGATCGACATGATCGTTTCCAGCCTCGGCCTGGCCTAG
- a CDS encoding formylglycine-generating enzyme family protein yields MAAAAMLLLCATSAAAQSPSRTSKGVLKPGSVVAARFVETDREPRAPYHCFELDVDKGTSVTVDVSSKAMRMDFYVGGGEACSEEFTVVHKNGTAGVGGDQEFSFVSGGGRYLVRTTAIWGVGIFAGSQGMGPYTIKIVQNATPKGKVLPPGVAAAKPRDGTASTVSGGETREVGSAFADCTGCPQMTVLPGGSFVMGSPPDELGRDGIEGPRHQVMFARPFAMGTYEVTFAEYDLCVAAGACGASPPDQGWGRDRRPVINVNFAQAVNYANWLSTKTGKLYFIPSEAEWEYAARAGSDTAWNTGDAIITDDANILNQFKKTVNVGGYPANAFGLYDMHGNVWEWTLDCLDSGYVGAPTNGAAASGGDCNVGAIHRGGGFDSEPRHARSAVRGAASRVVRVPSLGFRVARAL; encoded by the coding sequence TTGGCCGCCGCCGCGATGCTGCTGCTTTGCGCGACCTCGGCGGCGGCTCAGTCGCCATCGAGAACCAGCAAGGGCGTTTTGAAGCCCGGAAGCGTCGTTGCTGCGCGGTTTGTCGAGACCGACCGGGAACCTCGCGCCCCTTATCACTGCTTCGAGCTTGATGTGGATAAGGGGACTTCCGTCACCGTCGATGTGAGCTCCAAAGCTATGCGAATGGATTTCTACGTGGGCGGGGGGGAAGCCTGCTCCGAAGAGTTCACCGTGGTCCATAAGAATGGCACCGCTGGTGTCGGCGGTGACCAGGAGTTCAGCTTCGTATCCGGTGGTGGTCGGTATCTGGTGCGCACCACGGCGATCTGGGGCGTCGGCATCTTTGCCGGCAGCCAGGGCATGGGGCCATACACCATCAAGATCGTTCAGAACGCGACGCCCAAGGGCAAGGTACTGCCCCCGGGCGTGGCAGCGGCCAAGCCGCGCGACGGCACGGCATCGACCGTCAGCGGTGGCGAGACGCGCGAGGTGGGCTCGGCCTTCGCAGACTGCACTGGCTGCCCGCAGATGACCGTTCTTCCCGGCGGCTCCTTCGTTATGGGGTCGCCTCCGGATGAGCTGGGCCGTGATGGCATCGAGGGTCCACGCCACCAGGTAATGTTCGCGCGTCCGTTCGCCATGGGGACCTATGAGGTCACGTTCGCAGAATATGATCTCTGCGTTGCCGCAGGTGCTTGCGGGGCCTCGCCGCCAGACCAGGGCTGGGGCCGTGACCGCCGCCCGGTCATCAACGTCAACTTCGCCCAGGCTGTGAACTACGCCAACTGGCTCAGCACGAAGACGGGAAAACTGTATTTCATCCCCTCAGAAGCCGAGTGGGAATATGCCGCGCGAGCCGGTTCCGACACGGCCTGGAACACCGGAGACGCGATCATTACCGATGACGCCAACATCCTGAACCAGTTCAAGAAGACCGTTAATGTTGGCGGCTATCCGGCCAACGCCTTTGGTCTCTACGACATGCACGGCAATGTATGGGAGTGGACGCTCGATTGCCTTGACAGCGGTTACGTCGGAGCCCCCACCAATGGCGCAGCGGCAAGCGGTGGCGACTGCAACGTCGGCGCAATCCATCGCGGCGGCGGCTTCGACAGCGAGCCGCGCCATGCCCGTTCAGCAGTACGCGGCGCAGCCAGCCGCGTGGTTCGCGTCCCTTCACTAGGCTTCCGGGTGGCGAGGGCGCTGTGA